A DNA window from Pongo abelii isolate AG06213 chromosome 2, NHGRI_mPonAbe1-v2.0_pri, whole genome shotgun sequence contains the following coding sequences:
- the FANCD2OS gene encoding FANCD2 opposite strand protein isoform X2 translates to MAGYQLWSPWTPLDESFQWLRHTTPTPSSKHPFRASPCFPHTPSDLEVQLCFQEVTLVLDSPFLESGVSSKLPCHTSELRTMNNKGLVRKPQPIRLSGVDSVFGRVITAQPPKWTGTFRVSDKSAFCKIISREHQWPIGLKEPQIQMTVTMCKQMLRSILLLYATYKKCTFALQHSK, encoded by the coding sequence ATGGCAGGATACCAGCTCTGGTCACCATGGACCCCACTGGATGAGAGTTTCCAATGGCTGCGGCACACGACACCTACACCTTCCTCCAAGCACCCATTCAGGGCCTCCCCCTGCTTCCCACACACACCTTCCGACCTTGAAGTGCAGCTGTGCTTTCAAGAGGTCACTCTAGTCCTAGACAGCCCATTCCTGGAATCTGGAGTGAGTTCCAAGTTACCCTGCCACACATCAGAGTTGCGAACGATGAACAACAAAGGACTGGTCAGGAAGCCCCAGCCCATCCGCCTCAGTGGAGTAGATTCTGTCTTTGGCAGAGTTATCACAGCTCAGCCACCAAAGTGGACCGGGACTTTCAGAGTTTCAGACAAGTCAGCCTTTTGCAAAATCATTAGCAGGGAGCACCAGTGGCCCATTGGACTGAAGGAGCCTCAGATTCAGATGACAGTGACTATGTGCAAACAGATGCTGCGCTCTATCCTCTTGCTGTACGCAACTTACAAAAAGTGCACCTTTGCCTTGCAGCACTCCAAGTAA
- the FANCD2OS gene encoding FANCD2 opposite strand protein isoform X1: MPTNKIGLSMAGYQLWSPWTPLDESFQWLRHTTPTPSSKHPFRASPCFPHTPSDLEVQLCFQEVTLVLDSPFLESGVSSKLPCHTSELRTMNNKGLVRKPQPIRLSGVDSVFGRVITAQPPKWTGTFRVSDKSAFCKIISREHQWPIGLKEPQIQMTVTMCKQMLRSILLLYATYKKCTFALQHSK, encoded by the exons ATGCCCACTAACAAAATAG GACTGTCAATGGCAGGATACCAGCTCTGGTCACCATGGACCCCACTGGATGAGAGTTTCCAATGGCTGCGGCACACGACACCTACACCTTCCTCCAAGCACCCATTCAGGGCCTCCCCCTGCTTCCCACACACACCTTCCGACCTTGAAGTGCAGCTGTGCTTTCAAGAGGTCACTCTAGTCCTAGACAGCCCATTCCTGGAATCTGGAGTGAGTTCCAAGTTACCCTGCCACACATCAGAGTTGCGAACGATGAACAACAAAGGACTGGTCAGGAAGCCCCAGCCCATCCGCCTCAGTGGAGTAGATTCTGTCTTTGGCAGAGTTATCACAGCTCAGCCACCAAAGTGGACCGGGACTTTCAGAGTTTCAGACAAGTCAGCCTTTTGCAAAATCATTAGCAGGGAGCACCAGTGGCCCATTGGACTGAAGGAGCCTCAGATTCAGATGACAGTGACTATGTGCAAACAGATGCTGCGCTCTATCCTCTTGCTGTACGCAACTTACAAAAAGTGCACCTTTGCCTTGCAGCACTCCAAGTAA